The following nucleotide sequence is from Streptomyces brevispora.
TTGCCGGTGAACTTCGGCCACCAGAAGTGGAATCCGGAGAACATCGCGAAGACCACGGTGCCGAAGACCACGTAGTGGAAGTGCGCCACGACGAAGTACGAGTCCGAGACGTGGAAGTCCATCGGCGGCGACGCCAGGATCACACCGGTCAGACCACCGAAGGCGAAGGTGATCAGGAAGCCGATGGCCCAGAGCATCGGTGTCTCGAAGGACAGTGAGCCCTTCCACATCGTGCCGATCCAGTTGAAGAACTTCACCCCGGTGGGCACCGCGATGAGGAACGTCATGAACGAGAAGAACGGCAGCAGCACACCGCCGGTGACGTACATGTGGTGGGCCCACACGGTCACGGACAGACCGGCGATGGCGATCGTCGCACCGATCAGACCGATGTATCCGAACATCGGCTTTCGACTGAACACCGGGATCACTTCGGAAATGATCCCGAAGAAGGGCAAAGCGATGATGTACACCTCTGGATGGCCGAAGAACCAGAAGAGGTGTTGCCATAGCAATGCGCCGCCATTGGACGCGTCGAATACATGCGCACCGAATTTTCGGTCCGCCTCCAGCGCGAAGAGCGCGGCGGCGAGCACCGGGAAGGCCAGCAGGACCAGAACACCGGTCAGCAGGACGTTCCAGACGAAGATCGGCATACGGAACATCGTCATGCCGGGTGCGCGCATGCAGATGATCGTGGTGATGAAGTTGACCGAACCGAGGATCGTGCCGAATCCGGAGAACGCCAGACCCATGATCCACATATCGGCACCGACGCCCGGCGAGCGGACCGCGTCCGAAAGCGGGGAGTAGGCGAACCAGCCGAAGTCGGCCGCACCCTGCGGGGTGAGGAAGCCGGCCACCGCGATGATCGAGCCGAAGAGGTACAGCCAGTACGCGAACATGTTCAGCCGGGGGAACGCCACGTCGGGCGCGCCGATCTGCAGCGGCATGATCCAGTTCGCGAACCCGGCGAACAGCGGCGTCGCGAACATCAGCAGCATGATCGTGCCGTGCATCGTGAACGCCTGGTTGAACTGCTCGTTCGACATGATCTGCGTGCCCGGACGGGCCAGCTCGGCGCGCATGAAGAGCGCGAGCAGACCGCCGATGCAGAAGAACGCGAACGAGGTGACCAGGTACATCGTGCCGATCGTCTTGTGGTCAGTGGTGGTCAGCCACTTGATGACGACGTTTCCCGGCTGCTTGCGCCGGACCGGCAGCTCGTCCTCGTACGAGTCGTCTGCTGCCGCGGCACCCTGAGGTTCATTGAGGATGCTCACAGTTTGTTCGTCTCCGCATTCCTGGCCGGGTCAGTCTGCTCGATGCCGGCCGGCACGTAGCCCGTGTTGCCCTGCTTCGCCAGCTCCTTGAGGTGCGCCTCATAGCGCTCCGGGGAGACGACCTTGACGTTGAAGAGCATTCGGGAGTGGTCGACGCCACAGAGCTCGGCGCACTTGCCCATGAAGGTGCCCTCCTGGTTGGGAGTCACCTCGAAGGAGTTGGTGTGGCCCGGAATGACGTCCTGCTTCATGAGGAACGGCACCACCCAGAAGGAGTGGATGACGTCACGCGAAGTCAGGATGAAGCGGACCTTCTGCCCCTTGGCCAGCCACAGGGTCGGGCCGGGGTTGCCGTTCTGCGGGTTCTGGGTTCCCGGGATGCCGACGTCGTGGACGCCTTCCGCACCCTTGGGGAAGTCCTTGTGGAACCGGTCCGGAATGGCGTTGAGCTCCTTGGGGATCTTGTTGCCCGTGGCGGTCGAGCCGTCCACGTTCTCGATGTAGTTGAAGCCCCAGCTCCACTGATAGCCGACCACGTTGATGGTGTGGGCGGGCTTCGGGGAGAGTTCGAGGAGCTTCGATTCGTCGCGCGCGGTGAAGTAGAACAACACCGAGACGATGATCAGAGGGACCACGGTGTACAACGCCTCGATCGGCATGTTGTACCGGGTCTGCGGAGGAACCTCCACCTTGGTGCGGCTGCGCCGGTGGAAGATGACACTCCACAGGATCAGGCCCCAGACCAGCGCGCCCGTGGCGAGCGCTGCCGCCCACGAGCCCTGCCAGAGGGAAAGGATCCGTGGTGCCTCTTCCGTTACCGGCGTAGGCATACCAAGGCGGGGGAAATCCTTGTATGTGCAACCGGTTGCGGTAGCCAGGATCAGGCCCGCAGTCAGCACCTGCGGCAGCTTCCGCCGCATCGGGCGCCGCGACGAGCGGTCGGAGCCGTTGGGACTCACGTAGCGCCTTCCCGAGAGTCTCGCCCGCACGGTCGGCGCGCCCGTCTCGTTTGTCGGTCGCCGCCCCTGACGCGGGCAGGGGTTTGGATGTTTATGCGGACCAAACCCTACTGGACGCTATTTGGGGTCGCGCGGGGAGGGTGCCCAACGCGCCGCCCGACTCCCCGAAGGGGTGGAATCCGGGCCTCCGGCCGACATCTGACGCCCCCTCTCCCGACCGCGCGGACCGCCGGTCCCGAGCCGGAGTGCGGCCCGGCGCGCGGGCCGGGCTAGCGTGGCCGGGTGCCCTACTTCGACGCCGCGTCCGCCGCCCCCCTCCACCCCGTCGCCCGCCAGGTGCTGCTTGCCGCGCTGGACGAGGGCTGGGCCGACCCGGCCAGGCTCTACCGCGAGGGGCGCCGCGCCCGGCTGCTGCTGGACGCGGCCCGGGAGGCCGCGGCGCAGGCCGTCGGCTGCCGTCCCGACGAGCTCACGTTCACCTCGTCCGGGACCCGGGCGGTGCACTCCGGAATTTCCGGGGCCCTCGCCGGACGTCGGCGTGTCGGCCGCCATCTGGTGGTGTCGGCGGTCGAGCACTCGTCCGTACTCCATTCGGCCACCGACCACGAGAGCCGGGGCGGATCGGTCGCGGAGGTGCCGGTCGACCGTTCGGGGGCGGTGAGCCCGGCGGCGTACGGAGCGGCGCTGCGCGAGGACACCGCGCTGGCCTGTCTCCAGTCCGCCAACCACGAGGTCGGCACCGAGCAGCCGGTGGCCGAGGTCGCCGGGCTCTGCCGGGACGCGGGGGTGCCGCTGCTGGTGGACGCCGCGCAGTCACTGGGCCAGGGGCCGGTGCCGGGCGGCTGGTCGCTGCTGGCGGCGAGCGCCCACAAATGGGGCGGTCCGGCCGGGGTCGGGCTGCTGGCGGTGCGCAAGGGTGTCCGGTTCGCGGTCCAAGGACCGGCCGACGAGCGGGAGTCGGGGCGCGCCGCCGGCTTCGAGAACATTCCGGCGATCGTGGCCGCGGCGGCGTCCCTGCGGGCGGTACGGGCGGAGGCGGCCGCCGAGGCGGAAAGGCTGCGGGCGCTGGTGGACCGGATCCGGAGCCGGGTGCCCGCGCTGGTGCCCGATGTGGAGGTCGTCGGCGATCCGGTGCGGCGGCTGCCGCATGTGGTCACCTTCTCCTGTCTCTATGTCGACGGGGAGAGCCTGCTCCATGAACTGGACCGGGCGGGGTTCTCCGTTTCGTCCGGCTCGTCCTGCACGAGCAGCACCCTGACCCCGAGCCATGTGCTCAGGGCGATGGGGGTGCTGTCGGAGGGCAACGTCCGGGTGTCGCTGCCGACGGGCACCACCGCACAGGACGTCGACCGCTTCCTCGACGTGCTCCCCGGGGTGGTGGCGGGGGTCCGGGAGAAGCTGGGTGCGCCCGCCGCGGCCGCCCCCTCCCCCGCCGCCCCGGCGGCCTCCCTGGTCGTCGACGCGCTCGGGAGGCGCTGCCCGATCCCGGTGATCGAGCTCGCAAAGGTGATCGGAGGGGTGCCGGTGGGCGGGACGGTGACCGTCCTGTCCGACGACGAGGCGGCCCGGCTCGACATTCCGGCCTGGTGCGCGATGCGCGAGCAGGAGTACGTGGGTGAGGAGCCGGCGGACCGGGGTTCGGCCTATGTGGTCCGCCGGCTGTCCTGACCGCGCGGGGCGCGTACGGACCTGACTACGCGAGGTGGGTGCGGACCTCGGCCGCCGCCTCGTGGCCGTAGGCCTTGGTGAAGCGGTCCATGAAGTGGGTGCGGCGCAGGGTGTACTCCTGGGTGCCGACCGTCTCGATGACCAGGGTGGCGAGCATGCATCCGACCTGGGCGGCCCGCTCCAGGCCGACGCCCCAGGCGAGGCCGGAGAGGAACCCGGCACGGAAGGCGTCGCCGACACCGGTCGGGTCGGCCTTGGTCTCCTCCTCCGGGCAGCCGACCTCGATCGGCTCCTCGCCGACCCGCTCGATCCGCACGCCCTGGGCGCCCAGGGTGGTGACGCGGTGGCCGACCTTGGCCAGGATCTCCTGGTCGGTCCAGCCGGTCTTGGACTCGATGAGGCCCTTCTCGTACTCGTTGGAGAAGAGGTACGTGGCGCCGTCGAGGAGGATGCGGATCTCGTCGCCGTCCATCCGGGCGATCTGCTGCGAGAAGTCCGCGGCGAACGGGATCCCGCGGGAGCGGCACTCCTCCGTGTGGCGGAGCATGCCCTCCGGGTCGTCGGCGCCGATGGAGACCAGGTCGAGGCCGCCCACCCGGTCGGCGACGGCCTTCAGCTCGATCAGCCGGGCCTCGCTCATGGCGCCGGTGTAGAAGGAGCCGATCTGGTTGTGGTCGGCGTCCGTCGTGCAGACGAAGCGGGCGGTGTGCAGGACCTCGGAGATCCGCACCGATCCGGTGTCGACGCCGTGGCGGTCGAGCCAGGCCCGGTAGTCGTCGAAGTCGGAGCCCGCGGCGCCGACCAGGATCGGAGCGGTGCCGAGCAGACCCATGCCGAAGCAGATGTTGGCGGCGACACCTCCCCGGCGCACGTCCAGGTTGTCGACCAGGAAGGAGAGCGAGACCGTGTGCAGCTGATCGGCGACCAGCTGGTCGGCGAATCGGCCGGGGAAGGTCATGAGGTGGTCGGTGGCGATGGAGCCGGTGACTGCGATACGCACGGGGGACTGCTCCTGCGGAGGTCGAGGGGAACGGATGTTCGCGTTCCCGGGTCGGCGTGACAGTTCACGCTACCGGTTCCCGCGAGGGTCCGAAGGGGAAAAATTACCCGATAGTAGGGCTTTCTTCCTGAGCTCTGTGGTGCCTACGGTCGGTATATGTCGAATCACATCGCCCCGCGCGAGCACGAGACCGATCTGGCGGAGCTGCGCGGAGACTGCGCACGGATGGCTCCGCGCTGGGTGGCGCCCCCGAAGACCGCCTCCACCCCTGTGGCGCCGTCCCTGATCCACGGGGTCACCGTGCCGCCCGCCTCGGCCAGGATGATCGACGCGACGCCGGAGTACGGCGACTGAGATCGCGCGCCGACCGGTCCCGGACCGCGCTCCCGGCCTCGACTGCCGCCCCGCGGGGGAACCGTGCGCCCCTTCGCCCCGTCCCATCGGTGTCCGCACCCGAGCGGCGGGCCATATGCCGGCCAGGCGTATGACGGCGATGCAGGCGAAGGAGCGACCCGGTGAGCACCGAGCGACCCGACAACGACGTGACCGGCCCCTGGCGGCGTTCGCCGCTCGCCGTGGCCTCGGTGGCGGCAGCCGTGCTGCTGGCCGGTGGC
It contains:
- a CDS encoding cysteine desulfurase/sulfurtransferase TusA family protein, with protein sequence MPYFDAASAAPLHPVARQVLLAALDEGWADPARLYREGRRARLLLDAAREAAAQAVGCRPDELTFTSSGTRAVHSGISGALAGRRRVGRHLVVSAVEHSSVLHSATDHESRGGSVAEVPVDRSGAVSPAAYGAALREDTALACLQSANHEVGTEQPVAEVAGLCRDAGVPLLVDAAQSLGQGPVPGGWSLLAASAHKWGGPAGVGLLAVRKGVRFAVQGPADERESGRAAGFENIPAIVAAAASLRAVRAEAAAEAERLRALVDRIRSRVPALVPDVEVVGDPVRRLPHVVTFSCLYVDGESLLHELDRAGFSVSSGSSCTSSTLTPSHVLRAMGVLSEGNVRVSLPTGTTAQDVDRFLDVLPGVVAGVREKLGAPAAAAPSPAAPAASLVVDALGRRCPIPVIELAKVIGGVPVGGTVTVLSDDEAARLDIPAWCAMREQEYVGEEPADRGSAYVVRRLS
- the ctaD gene encoding cytochrome c oxidase subunit I, with translation MSILNEPQGAAAADDSYEDELPVRRKQPGNVVIKWLTTTDHKTIGTMYLVTSFAFFCIGGLLALFMRAELARPGTQIMSNEQFNQAFTMHGTIMLLMFATPLFAGFANWIMPLQIGAPDVAFPRLNMFAYWLYLFGSIIAVAGFLTPQGAADFGWFAYSPLSDAVRSPGVGADMWIMGLAFSGFGTILGSVNFITTIICMRAPGMTMFRMPIFVWNVLLTGVLVLLAFPVLAAALFALEADRKFGAHVFDASNGGALLWQHLFWFFGHPEVYIIALPFFGIISEVIPVFSRKPMFGYIGLIGATIAIAGLSVTVWAHHMYVTGGVLLPFFSFMTFLIAVPTGVKFFNWIGTMWKGSLSFETPMLWAIGFLITFAFGGLTGVILASPPMDFHVSDSYFVVAHFHYVVFGTVVFAMFSGFHFWWPKFTGKMLDERLGKITFWTLFVGFHGTFLVQHWLGAEGMPRRYADYLAADGFTALNTFSTICSFVLGLSMLPFFYNVWKTAKYGKKIEVDDPWGYGRSLEWATSCPPPRHNFLTLPRIRSESPAFDLHHPEITALEQLEHHSEGDKALAGGKEAGK
- the coxB gene encoding cytochrome c oxidase subunit II, coding for MSPNGSDRSSRRPMRRKLPQVLTAGLILATATGCTYKDFPRLGMPTPVTEEAPRILSLWQGSWAAALATGALVWGLILWSVIFHRRSRTKVEVPPQTRYNMPIEALYTVVPLIIVSVLFYFTARDESKLLELSPKPAHTINVVGYQWSWGFNYIENVDGSTATGNKIPKELNAIPDRFHKDFPKGAEGVHDVGIPGTQNPQNGNPGPTLWLAKGQKVRFILTSRDVIHSFWVVPFLMKQDVIPGHTNSFEVTPNQEGTFMGKCAELCGVDHSRMLFNVKVVSPERYEAHLKELAKQGNTGYVPAGIEQTDPARNAETNKL
- a CDS encoding carbohydrate kinase family protein, translated to MRIAVTGSIATDHLMTFPGRFADQLVADQLHTVSLSFLVDNLDVRRGGVAANICFGMGLLGTAPILVGAAGSDFDDYRAWLDRHGVDTGSVRISEVLHTARFVCTTDADHNQIGSFYTGAMSEARLIELKAVADRVGGLDLVSIGADDPEGMLRHTEECRSRGIPFAADFSQQIARMDGDEIRILLDGATYLFSNEYEKGLIESKTGWTDQEILAKVGHRVTTLGAQGVRIERVGEEPIEVGCPEEETKADPTGVGDAFRAGFLSGLAWGVGLERAAQVGCMLATLVIETVGTQEYTLRRTHFMDRFTKAYGHEAAAEVRTHLA